Proteins encoded together in one Candidatus Methylomirabilota bacterium window:
- a CDS encoding dTDP-4-dehydrorhamnose 3,5-epimerase family protein, whose product MLPHGVLWRELKTHADHRGELTELFRAEWQDGPAPVQWNFVRSQKNVLRGVHVHPRHDDYLIVLENRMVLGLKDLRRDSPTHGCVSMIELNGERLSAIHIPHGVAHGFYVPSDALYVYAVSSYWDVLDELRCRWDDPELGLRWPTDSPALSDADTTAGTLSAMRRDLEARMRIAPSPR is encoded by the coding sequence ATGCTTCCGCATGGCGTCCTCTGGCGTGAGCTCAAGACACACGCCGATCATCGGGGTGAGCTGACGGAGCTGTTTCGTGCGGAGTGGCAAGACGGCCCGGCACCCGTCCAGTGGAATTTTGTGCGCTCCCAAAAGAACGTGCTGAGAGGGGTGCACGTACATCCACGGCATGACGACTACCTGATTGTTCTTGAGAACCGCATGGTCCTTGGTCTCAAGGACCTGCGCAGGGATTCTCCCACCCATGGCTGCGTGTCGATGATCGAGCTGAACGGGGAGCGTCTTTCCGCGATTCACATTCCGCACGGCGTGGCGCACGGGTTCTATGTTCCCTCGGACGCGCTGTATGTCTACGCGGTCAGCAGCTACTGGGACGTGCTGGACGAACTGCGCTGCCGCTGGGATGATCCGGAGCTGGGGCTGAGGTGGCCGACCGATTCTCCGGCACTGTCTGACGCAGACACCACGGCGGGAACGCTCAGCGCGATGAGGCGCGATCTCGAAGCTCGTATGCGAATCGCGCCAAGCCCCCGATAA
- a CDS encoding histidine phosphatase family protein — translation MRSEDRRVQLILWITLAGLVSGCAASPLRSKPGTTTTVILLRHADRDESTELNAKGRERAQALVGAVSGMGITAIYSPDVTRNLDTVRPLAAHLGVEITVTPRVSVLEAKDIAKEILSRHAGGVVVYVGNVTGNLYAVYHQFGGTGTAPEEYGDLAILTVPDQGPVNVERRRFGP, via the coding sequence ATGCGATCAGAGGACCGACGGGTTCAGTTGATTCTGTGGATCACGCTGGCTGGTCTCGTCAGCGGCTGCGCCGCCAGCCCGTTGCGCTCCAAGCCCGGCACCACGACCACCGTGATCCTGCTCCGCCATGCGGACCGCGACGAATCGACGGAGCTCAATGCCAAGGGCCGAGAACGCGCGCAGGCCCTGGTGGGGGCAGTGAGCGGTATGGGCATCACGGCGATTTACAGCCCGGACGTAACTCGCAATCTCGACACCGTCCGGCCCCTGGCCGCACATCTCGGCGTCGAGATCACGGTCACCCCGCGGGTCAGCGTCCTCGAGGCCAAGGACATCGCCAAGGAGATTCTGTCCAGGCACGCGGGCGGCGTCGTGGTGTACGTGGGCAACGTCACCGGCAATCTGTATGCGGTCTATCACCAGTTCGGCGGCACCGGCACCGCGCCGGAGGAGTACGGCGACCTCGCCATTCTGACCGTTCCCGATCAGGGCCCCGTCAATGTCGAGAGGCGGAGGTTCGGTCCATGA
- a CDS encoding aryldialkylphosphatase, whose amino-acid sequence MPSPLSERVQTVLGSIRGDEIGVTLPHEHLLIDFEVMFVEPTAPRDKARSREPVCLANLGWVRQNFNANLDNLRLVDEQVAQDEILLFKDAGGRTVVDPTPRSLARDPLALARIARATGLNVVMGAGYYVAASHPPHMDNLTVDELAREMIADITVGVGDTGVRSGLIGEIGCTWPWTANEKKVVRAAVIAQRETGAPLMIHPGRSPHAPMEIANFVEKEGGDLRRTIMCHICRTIADIRAVIDLAQSGLWLEYDLFGLENSYYPYHPAFDMPNDGGRMAHVLALIEAGHRDRILMSHDIAYKTSLVKYGGYGYHHLLVNVVPRLRAKGLDDAGLRRLLVENPARAFAFS is encoded by the coding sequence ATGCCGAGTCCACTCTCGGAGCGGGTGCAGACAGTGCTGGGGTCGATCAGGGGGGACGAGATCGGCGTGACGCTGCCCCACGAGCACTTGCTCATCGACTTCGAGGTGATGTTCGTGGAGCCGACGGCGCCCAGGGACAAGGCGCGCTCGCGCGAGCCGGTCTGCCTTGCCAACCTCGGCTGGGTGCGCCAGAACTTCAACGCGAACCTCGACAACCTCCGCCTGGTGGACGAGCAGGTCGCCCAGGACGAGATCCTCCTCTTCAAGGATGCCGGCGGCCGGACGGTGGTGGATCCGACGCCGCGCAGCCTCGCCCGCGATCCGCTCGCCCTCGCTCGCATCGCCCGCGCCACCGGCCTCAACGTGGTCATGGGCGCCGGCTACTACGTCGCCGCCTCGCATCCGCCCCACATGGACAACCTGACCGTCGACGAGCTCGCCCGCGAGATGATCGCCGACATCACGGTGGGCGTCGGCGACACCGGCGTTCGCTCCGGGCTCATCGGCGAGATCGGCTGCACGTGGCCGTGGACCGCCAATGAGAAGAAGGTCGTGCGCGCCGCCGTCATCGCCCAGCGCGAGACAGGGGCGCCCCTCATGATCCACCCCGGGCGCAGTCCGCACGCGCCCATGGAGATCGCCAACTTCGTCGAGAAGGAGGGCGGCGACCTCCGGCGCACCATCATGTGCCACATCTGCCGGACCATCGCCGACATCCGCGCCGTGATCGACCTCGCCCAGAGCGGCCTCTGGCTCGAGTACGATCTCTTCGGGCTGGAGAACTCCTACTACCCGTACCACCCGGCTTTCGACATGCCGAACGACGGGGGGCGGATGGCCCACGTCCTGGCGCTGATCGAGGCGGGCCACCGTGATCGGATCCTCATGTCCCACGACATCGCCTACAAGACCTCGCTGGTGAAGTACGGGGGCTACGGATACCATCACCTTCTCGTCAACGTGGTGCCGCGCCTCCGGGCTAAAGGCCTGGACGACGCCGGGCTCCGGCGTCTCCTCGTGGAGAACCCCGCCCGCGCGTTCGCCTTCAGCTGA